The genomic window TGGTGTTGCACCGGGATCATTTTACGAGCGGCTCTTCACTAGTAACTCACTGCATGTTGTTTGCGCGTCGAACAGCTTGCAATGGCTATCAAAGGTTAGAGCTCGAAGAATTGATCCAATTGGATTACTTCCGAGTTTAAGCAAAATCTTACCTTTACAGGCTCCCGAAGTTCTAACGAGAAACCGCATCCCAGCTTTCGACATTGATGAGCATGCTAGGCGTGAAATGCTCCCAATGGTCCGTGAGGCTTATGAACAACAATTTAGGAAAGATTTCAAGCTTTTCCTCGAGCTGAGAGCCAAAGAGTTGGTCTCAGGAGGCCGAATGGTTATTTCCCTGGTAGGGACGCGTTCTGATGTAATCGCCTCCAAATTCTCTCTTTTCCCGGGAATTGTAGCTCAGATTCTAAGTGTAATGGTCGCGGAGGTACATTTATTTGCCCTTTTCTAGTATAGTAAATTATCTGTTGCAATTGTATGTGCGGTTATTTTACCTCCCAATCTCATGACATGTTTGACAGGGTGTGATCGACAAAGCAAAATTTGATTCTTTCTATGTGCCGCTCCATGGATCTTCCATCGAAGAGGCAAGGGAGATCATCAAAGAAGAGGGGTCCTTTTCGATCAAGAAGATGCGTGTCCATGACCCTACGGCTGAAATGAACATTGCTCTAAGCAGCCCAAGCAAGTTTGTGAATAATCTGATAGCCTTATTTGAGCCGATAATAGTCCAGCATTTTGGAGAGGTTATGGATGAATTTGTGAGGGCGGCAGAGCTGCACTGTAGTCTGGATGTGGATGGGTGCTTGCGAGAGGAGCGGGCAAGAACCTCTCGAGCTATGCTGGTTGTATCGCTCGCAAAGgcatgaagaagaggcatcagtGCCTGAAGATATATGAGATCATACTTAATTGGGTGGAATGGACATATAAATAAGCAAAATAGTGTCGTTGTCTATGTAACATTGTGTGATCGATGTATGTTGTGCACAAATTCAGACTGGCATTTGTGTCATATATCTGTTTTAGGAAGATCTGCATTGAGAGTAAAGGGCCCTAAAGGAGAATAAATGTTGAACCC from Triticum aestivum cultivar Chinese Spring chromosome 3B, IWGSC CS RefSeq v2.1, whole genome shotgun sequence includes these protein-coding regions:
- the LOC123066487 gene encoding inactive anthranilate O-methyltransferase 1-like, whose amino-acid sequence is MASKQAVHMKHGQGETSYARNSSFQRAEQNRMKPLIEVVITDLCSSTSTLLHGKIVIADLGCSCGPNALALVSTAINAIHNHCLQIQQPPPEIYVLLNDLPDTDFNTVVKSLVTLRQSKNPVVVTGVAPGSFYERLFTSNSLHVVCASNSLQWLSKAPEVLTRNRIPAFDIDEHARREMLPMVREAYEQQFRKDFKLFLELRAKELVSGGRMVISLVGTRSDVIASKFSLFPGIVAQILSVMVAEGVIDKAKFDSFYVPLHGSSIEEAREIIKEEGSFSIKKMRVHDPTAEMNIALSSPSKFVNNLIALFEPIIVQHFGEVMDEFVRAAELHCSLDVDGCLREERARTSRAMLVVSLAKA